Proteins encoded within one genomic window of Polypterus senegalus isolate Bchr_013 chromosome 6, ASM1683550v1, whole genome shotgun sequence:
- the lzic gene encoding protein LZIC isoform X2, producing MASRGKTETSKLKQNMEEQLDRLMQQLQDLEECRDELDSDEYEETKRETLEQLAEFDESLKKIMSGNMTLVDELSGMQLAIQAAISQAFKTPEVIRLFAKKQPGQLRTRLAEMDRDVMVGKLPRDTYTQQKVEILTALRKLGEKLTTEDESFLAANASAILSHFEKVSGDLGSGDKVLALASSEVEKTKK from the exons ATGGCATCCCGCGGGAAgacagaaactagtaaattaaagcaaaatatgGAGGAGCAGCTGGACAGACTGATGCAGCAGCTCCAGGATCTCGAGGAATGCAG AGATGAGCTTGATAGTGACGAATATGAAGAAACAAAGCGCGAAACCCTGGAGCAGCTTGCCGAGTTTGACGAGTCATTGAAAAAGATTATGTCGGGAAACATGACGTTAGTGGACGAACTGAGCGGGATGCAGCTG gCAATCCAAGCTGCGATTAGCCAAGCATTTAAAACCCCAGAAGTCATTCGACTGTTTGCAAAGAAGCAGCCCGGTCAGCTGAGGACCAGACTGGCAGAG ATGGATAGAGATGTCATGGTTGGCAAACTGCCTCGAGATACCTATACCCAGCAGAAAGTTGAAATTTTAACAGCTTTAAGGAAACTTGGAGAAAAG CTCACAACAGAAGATGAATCCTTTCTTGCTGCTAATGCAAGTGCAATCCTGAGCCATTTTGAAAAAGTCTCTGGGGACCTCG GTTCAGGTGACAAAGTGCTAGCGCTTGCCAGTTCAgaagtggaaaaaacaaaaaagtga